A stretch of Aedes aegypti strain LVP_AGWG chromosome 2, AaegL5.0 Primary Assembly, whole genome shotgun sequence DNA encodes these proteins:
- the LOC5569508 gene encoding uncharacterized protein LOC5569508: MSKSSPSSCSANSSAAAHNVLEIEQCLFPVPEEFFMKTPKAEECISVAFSESLGEIPKIPSYTRLEDLLSQGFSTEVIDKLCFNEMLLISADNDEIVGGLAVQVETIADEVVAVFCSSHFSMGEDRTARSELLALTDKQFNPFQERKCETVLAGDLKQEKQLQLYFEEDQSVTAFRQETVADKCESFEGTLNAGEDGLLVPDGLNILFMRYLVYTGFTGEIHTRTIDIEGRIGHSLYQISHGAPIEIDGALQNTMQVIRTIFYSDTDEPEISTSLYLTTGHLVRHAWNNSKYSIILNPRQTISEFPIDVEDLCTTMRIYLEELAKLLEGAPQDPSSRSSIAMQKQSQIVRAVLSEILRDATEKAAAVSRRPSECSMTSTAIRDVLVDLINQMSIM; this comes from the exons ATGTCCAAATCAAGTCCGAGCAGCTGTTCAGCGAATTCTTCGGCCGCGGCGCACAATGTTTTGGAAATCGAACAATGTTTGTTCCCGGTGCCGGAGGAGTTCTTCATGAAAACCCCAAAGGCGGAAGAGTGCATTTCGGTGGCATTTAGTGAATCGTtgggagaaattccgaaaattcCGTCGTACACCAGACTGGAGGACCTTCTGTCTCAGGGGTTTTCTACGGAGGTCATCGACAAGCTCTGCTTCAACGAGATGCTACTGATAAGTGCGGACAACGACGAAATCGTTGGCGGGTTGGCCGTTCAGGTGGAAACCATCGCAGACGAAGTGGTGGCCGTTTTCTGCAGCTCTCATTTCTCTATGGGTGAGGATAGGACGGCTCGTTCTGAACTGCTGGCCTTGACCGATAAACAATTTAACCCATTTCAGGAGAGAAAGTGTGAAACGGTTCTGGCGGGAGATTTGAAACAG GAAAAGCAACTGCAGCTGTATTTCGAAGAAGACCAAAGCGTCACAGCTTTTCGACAGGAAACAGTAGCGGACAAATGTGAGAGCTTCGAAGGCACTCTCAACGCCGGTGAAGACGGCCTATTGGTCCCGGATGGTTTAAACATTCTGTTCATGCGATATTTGGTTTATACTGGTTTCACAGGAGAAATCCACACTCGAACAATCGACATTGAAGGTCGCATCGGGCATTCCCTGTATCAAATTTCCCATGGTGCACCGATTGAAATTGACGGTGCTCTTCAAAATACCATGCAAGTAATTCGGACAATATTCTACTCGGACACGGACGAACCGGAAATCAGTACTAGTCTCTACCTCACCACCGGTCATTTGGTGCGACACGCGTGGAACAActccaaatattccatcatccTTAATCCAAGGCAAACAATCTCGGAATTTCCGATCGACGTAGAAGATCTCTGTACCACAATGCGTATTTATCTGGAAGAACTGGCTAAGCTACTGGAGGGAGCCCCTCAAGACCcatcctccagaagttccattgCAATGCAGAAGCAATCGCAAATCGTGCGGGCAGTGCTTTCGGAAATTTTGAGAGACGCCACAGAAAAGGCTGCTGCCGTATCGCGAAGACCATCGGAATGTTCCATGACTTCTACGGCTATTAGAGATGTATTGGTAGATTTAATAAATCAGATGTCTATAATGTAG